The following is a genomic window from Candidatus Xiphinematobacter sp. Idaho Grape.
GGGACAGGACGTGCGAGAACTGGGTATAGATCCTCTCCCATCTGGAGAGGAGGAGGGGTAGTTTTTGGCCCCAAGCCGCGCAGCTTTTCAAAAAAAGTCCCTAAGCGAATCAAGCGTCTCGCCTTACGTAAGGCTTTTAGTGTTCGCCTTTTTGAGAAAGATATACTCATCGTAGACTCCTTCCAGGTAGCAGAGCCAAAAACAAAGCAGTTCCTTGCTCTTCTTGACAACAGTGTTTCCCAAACATGTACAAAGGTGCTTGTTATCGACGTCATGTTTGATACAACAACCATGAGGGCGGCGCGTAATGTCCAGGGAGCGCTTCTGGTACCCGCCAAGGATGTTCATGCTGCTCACCTGCTGTCTTTTGATAAAATTCTACTTACCAGAACAGCCCTTAGTACTATCGCTGCAAGGTTCTCCAAATGACGAAAGAAGCACAAAATCCAGTTCGTGGCGTGCTTTTTACAGAAAAAGCGACCCTCCTCTCCAGCAAATCGAACCAGTATACCTTTCGTGTTCTGCCATCCGCTAACAAAATTCAAATTCGGCAGGCGCTCAGGCAGCTTTTTAACAAAAAGATATTGGCTATCAATACGATGAGTTGTTCCGGAAAGAGAAAACGTGGATACCGGTCTAGCAAGTTTGGCCGCAAGGCGAACTGGAAAAAGGCCATAGTTACACTGAGTAGTGTGGAGAAGCTCGACTTTACGTAAGCTAAGATATGGCTTAAAGATTCAGACTTAAGTTTATGGCTCTAAAAACCTTCCATCCCCTCACTCCGTCTCTGCGTTTTAAGGTACTCCCCAAATTTGATGAGATTACCAAGGTCTGGCCTGAAAAGTCCCTGACTCTTCCTCTGAAGAGGACTGGCGGTCGTAACAACCAGGGGAGGTTAACCAGTCGTCACCGTGGTGGTGGACACAAAAAGAGGTTGCGAGTTGTCGATTTCAGACGTTACAAGCTGGGGGAAGCAAAGGTGTTGGCAATTGAGTATGATCCCAATCGCAGTGCGCGCGTTGCCCTGCTGGAGTACGTGGACAGGGAAAAAGCTTACATCTTGGCTCCGGCAGCTCTTCGAGTGGGACAGAAGGTGGTGGCAGGGGACAAAGCAGATCCTACTGTTGGCAATGCGTTGCCTCTAAGATCCATCCCTCTTGGGACTCCCATCCATAATATTGAGCTAGTCCCTGGGCGTGGTGCCAAGCTCGTGCGTAGCGCCGGGGTACAAGCTTTTCTAGCTAATCGGGAAGGAGGGGCTGCTTTCATTAAACTTGCGTCTGGTGAGATACGAAAAATCAGTGAGAAGTGTTTTGCGACGATTGGGCGAGTAGGTAACGTCGATCACATGAGTATTTCTAGCGGAAAGGCCGGGCGCAGCCGCTGGTTGGGGCACAGGCCACACGTGCGCGGGGTAGCTATGAATCCAGTGGATCATCCCATGGGAGGAGGACAAGGTAAGAGCAAAGGCGGTGGCGGACGTCACCATCCCGTCAGTCCATGGGGCCAGCTTGCTAAGGGATTTAAAACAAGGCGGAAACATAAGCCTTCTAGTCGCTTTATCGTGCAACAAAAGCTGAGAAATAAATAGCTACCTCATATGGGCAGATCACTTAAAAAAGGGCCATTTGTTGAATGGAAGCTTCTTGAAAAGATCGATGATTTGAATAGCAGTGGGACGAGGAAATCCATTAAGACATGGTCCCGGAAGTCTACTATCACCCCTGACTTTGTCGGACACACTTTTAACGTCCACAATGGAAAGGTCTTTGTTCCAGTCTTTGTCACGGAGAATATGGTTGGCCACAAGCTAGGTGAATTTTCTCCCACCAGGATTTTTAGGAAGCATGGCTCGCACACCGCCAAGGCAACCAAGTAGACTGAAGAAGTAGGCTGATTGTTTTTTTAAGGGCCGTGTACTTTTTACTTTTCTCACGAAAAGGGTTGTCCAGAACCAATGAATCTTGTTCACTATTGCCAACTTTGGAGGTTTGTCTACAAAGGTTAGATAATGGGAAACCGAGATAATGCAGGTAAAAGCAGTATATAAGTATGCAAGGATCTCAGCGTTCAAAGCGCGTGAAGTGATTCGTTCCATTCGTGGCCTGCCTGCACTTGAGGCCGTAGGTGTCCTGCAACTAGGCGCGCTCTCTAAGAAGGCGTCTCCGTTGATTCTTAGGACGCTCAAGAGTGCGATCGCAAATGCTAGAAGCAACGGTAATGTAGGTGTTCTTGTGGTTAAAGAGGCTACAGTAGGGGAAGGGCCGACTTTCAAAAGGTTTCGGCCAAAGGCGCGCGGCAGTGCTGGTCCAATCCGGAAGCGTACTAGCCACATTACCGTCGTTCTGAGCGATGCAATCGAGGTGAAACAAAAAGGGCAAGGGATGAATCGGGAACCACTTCCTGGAAGTCCGTCCGAGGAAGTTCTAGATACAAGCGGGTCTAAACATAAGCGGGGGGCTTGATTCTGATGGGGCAAAAAATTCATCCAAAACTCTTCCGGTTACCTCTCACGCGAGATTGGGCCTCGCGTTGGTTTGCCCCTAAGAAGGATTATGCTGAATCCCTGCTAGGGGATGAAAGAATTCGTCGGTACCTGAAAAAAAAGCTAAGGGGGGCCGCAGTTTCTAGGAGTGTTGTCGAGCGGGCCTGGAACAGCTTGCGTGTCACAATCCACACAGCACGACCAGGGGTAGTTATCGGACGTAGAGGGGTTGAGATTGAGAAAATGACTCAAGAAATCTCGGATATGGCGATGGGTAAGCAGGTAAAGATCGACATTGTGGAAATCAAGCGTCCTGACCTGGATGCGCAGCTCATAGCGGAAAATATTGCTTCCCAGCTGGAACGCCGTATTTCTTTCCGTCGTGCTATGAAAAAGGCAGTACAAACTACTATGGATGCAGGAGCTCTAGGCATCAAAGTGCGATGTGCAGGGCGCCTGGGGGGGGCGGAAATTGCCAGAACAGAGTGGACGCGGGTCGGAATGGTTCCACTGCACACTTTGCGAATTCCTATCGATTATGGATTTAGTGAGGCTAACACAGTAGCTGGTAAGATCGGCGTCAAAGTGTGGCTTTGCAGAAAGGAAGAAAAAACCAAGGCGGAAGTGATCTGAAGGTACCCCCAAAACTGTCGCATGCTTAATCCAAAAATGGCCCTCTTATGCCACTAGTGCCAAAACGCGTAAAGTATAGAAAAGTTCAACGTGGGAGCCGTGCAGGGACAGCGTCACGTAATTTGAAGATCGATTTCGGTGAATTTGGGTTGCAAACCCTGGAGCGGGCCTGGATCACGAATGTTCAGGCTGAGGCTGCACGTATCGCAATGACACGGAATATGAAACGGAAAGGGAAGCTCTGGATTCGTTTTTTTCCGGATAAATCTGTCACAGCACGTCCTCCTGAGACCAGAATGGGAAAGGGAAAAGGCCAGCCCGCATATTGGGTGGCTGTCGTACGCCCAGGTAACATCCTTTTTGAAGTGGATGGTGTGTCGGAGTCCATTGCTAGGGAATCTTTGCGCCTTGCCGCCAACAAATTGCCGGTACGCACTCGCTTTGTTGTCCGTCACCACGCAGTAAAACTGATGAGTACTGCTAACTAGTACAGCGAGTCCTAGGCTATACCAATATGAAAAACGATCTGAGAGACCAGTTATACGGATTGACCCTTGATGACCTCCGTGCGCGTGAACAGGAATTAAGAAAAACAATCTTTAAACTTCGCCTTCAGCAGCAAAGCGGACGGTTGGACAAGCCTAGCATGTTGCGAACTCTTCGTCGCCACATCGCTCGTGTTCAAACCATTATGAATGAAAAGATTAGAGACACAA
Proteins encoded in this region:
- the rplD gene encoding 50S ribosomal protein L4 codes for the protein MGAAILTVQEAEEAKVALITNAKGIQAVHDTVVALHANSRSGSANTKSKGDVSLSGTKSWRQKGTGRARTGYRSSPIWRGGGVVFGPKPRSFSKKVPKRIKRLALRKAFSVRLFEKDILIVDSFQVAEPKTKQFLALLDNSVSQTCTKVLVIDVMFDTTTMRAARNVQGALLVPAKDVHAAHLLSFDKILLTRTALSTIAARFSK
- the rplB gene encoding 50S ribosomal protein L2; this translates as MALKTFHPLTPSLRFKVLPKFDEITKVWPEKSLTLPLKRTGGRNNQGRLTSRHRGGGHKKRLRVVDFRRYKLGEAKVLAIEYDPNRSARVALLEYVDREKAYILAPAALRVGQKVVAGDKADPTVGNALPLRSIPLGTPIHNIELVPGRGAKLVRSAGVQAFLANREGGAAFIKLASGEIRKISEKCFATIGRVGNVDHMSISSGKAGRSRWLGHRPHVRGVAMNPVDHPMGGGQGKSKGGGGRHHPVSPWGQLAKGFKTRRKHKPSSRFIVQQKLRNK
- the rplP gene encoding 50S ribosomal protein L16; this translates as MPLVPKRVKYRKVQRGSRAGTASRNLKIDFGEFGLQTLERAWITNVQAEAARIAMTRNMKRKGKLWIRFFPDKSVTARPPETRMGKGKGQPAYWVAVVRPGNILFEVDGVSESIARESLRLAANKLPVRTRFVVRHHAVKLMSTAN
- the rpmC gene encoding 50S ribosomal protein L29; this encodes MKNDLRDQLYGLTLDDLRAREQELRKTIFKLRLQQQSGRLDKPSMLRTLRRHIARVQTIMNEKIRDTNNSVNVALLK
- the rplW gene encoding 50S ribosomal protein L23, translating into MTKEAQNPVRGVLFTEKATLLSSKSNQYTFRVLPSANKIQIRQALRQLFNKKILAINTMSCSGKRKRGYRSSKFGRKANWKKAIVTLSSVEKLDFT
- the rpsC gene encoding 30S ribosomal protein S3, giving the protein MGQKIHPKLFRLPLTRDWASRWFAPKKDYAESLLGDERIRRYLKKKLRGAAVSRSVVERAWNSLRVTIHTARPGVVIGRRGVEIEKMTQEISDMAMGKQVKIDIVEIKRPDLDAQLIAENIASQLERRISFRRAMKKAVQTTMDAGALGIKVRCAGRLGGAEIARTEWTRVGMVPLHTLRIPIDYGFSEANTVAGKIGVKVWLCRKEEKTKAEVI
- the rpsS gene encoding 30S ribosomal protein S19, whose protein sequence is MGRSLKKGPFVEWKLLEKIDDLNSSGTRKSIKTWSRKSTITPDFVGHTFNVHNGKVFVPVFVTENMVGHKLGEFSPTRIFRKHGSHTAKATK
- the rplV gene encoding 50S ribosomal protein L22 codes for the protein MQVKAVYKYARISAFKAREVIRSIRGLPALEAVGVLQLGALSKKASPLILRTLKSAIANARSNGNVGVLVVKEATVGEGPTFKRFRPKARGSAGPIRKRTSHITVVLSDAIEVKQKGQGMNREPLPGSPSEEVLDTSGSKHKRGA